In Topomyia yanbarensis strain Yona2022 chromosome 2, ASM3024719v1, whole genome shotgun sequence, one DNA window encodes the following:
- the LOC131678573 gene encoding receptor-mediated endocytosis protein 6 homolog isoform X2 encodes MESKGVESFWAVVNLARTLRREYMFIANEQTNVLNLHETYERNMCKTLQIAWICANRRQIINNLITANPEFGPSLSCQQTNKLENVQFLDVRQTHCISLAESRDTPVSQIDIVIGFIVNGLYGSAIHSRDAKMIIKLLQVLIETQIVVSDNPRRLLCAGSSAFTRLFQRYHETSFAAKLFLKTVLFEPIMTVLMQDEWKLEIDPQKIIYAQSTIENVNFFGEEASSEYLDNLQSHKQKMIDRLFSHVSRFLKSLSENWCLLPSTIRWMLQSIYHFLTRAKISKKEVNIILTDMIFTNFICPAMVNPNIYGIIDAAISDNTRYNLMLIGHILQTLALNDYHSVEDQLQGFLRKFDRNCISNLMNQLLQGEFSGSCEYRATIDHHITNKVVLATINELASITDLLATALELDTLEIKSEERRKIMLMLEQLPDFTESISGNVNFSTDSISPKTDEKSKSKLRERMQRTRTISNHPLQNNNQNDFETVFMIPLTSTENGKILTEEELLNNISIEISDKDISQPYIEQKSTQNNSRKLTIDKRKSFSLPHDDASGNTSDNLEAVSEAHSNHSVASSLELEEADQNDNDNLSDMISANVSGRGTPNISGRDTPSSQITEGGEVQQFAIPQMSKISNKTRSDIEDKFCKFEIKKLIEGDETISIISDTWSTDVLASDSEAIEASERHFSTPLIHTTLIPGDHNLNPLASSFGQLRITSIDSETQSESAWSTDAIMDTEDVQNHTARSESDSVVREREVPTNNLLYLTKASGIRCTSSDAVLFQQYQVETSQNSSNQLVTASNISSNSENIHNARCLQPSARQNSTDSYNSNSGSESKARLSSSDTNENNIQMHCIEKTGYQKCHAGKDRNDNTAKCIDHRKLEDLMGRIRPCNRTTGNPFENSAEFDFSPTNNSINSYSSNSSTHQSNTDHLTNVDDEITVEHRRLSSEQRNAKFDSRRNGMIDVGNFSNSFSFTDDYLNRETQLMSSNNIMDQPTNPISTGTSMVSTVSISIGEVRLRSYHRKQFF; translated from the exons aaataataaataatctCATCACAGCGAATCCAGAATTTGGACCGTCATTATCATGCCAACAAACGAATAAGTTGGAAAACGTACAATTCTTAGATGTTCGTCAAA CGCATTGTATATCATTAGCGGAGTCCCGGGATACTCCAGTAAGCCAGATAGATATTGTCATAGGATTCATTGTGAACGGATTGTATGGAAGCGCAATTCATTCAAGAGATGCAAAGATGATAATCAAGTTACTTCAAGTACTAATTGAAACACAAATCGTTGTAAGCGACAATCCTCGAAGACTGCTATGTGCAGGGTCATCTGCGTTCACTCGGTTGTTTCAAAGGTACCACGAAACTTCATTTGCagcaaaattatttttgaaaactgttttGTTTGAACCAATCATGACTGTTCTTATGCAAGACGAATGGAAGCTAGAAATAGATCcacaaaaaattatttatgcACAAAGTACAATagaaaatgtaaatttttttgGAGAAGAAGCATCCAGCGAATACTTAGATAACTTGCAAAGTCATAAACAAAAAATGATAGATCGGTTATTCTCACACGTATCAcgatttttaaaatcgttaagCGAAAACTGGTGTCTGCTGCCATCAACGATACGCTGGATGTTACAATCCATATACCATTTTCTAACGCGagctaaaatatcaaaaaaagagGTCAATATAATTCTTACTGATATGATATTTACGAATTTCATTTGCCCAGCGATGGTGAATCCCAATATATACGGAATAATCGATGCTGCAATATCTGATAATACTCGTTATAACCTTATGTTAATTGGACATATTCTTCAAACATTAGCGTTGAATGATTACCACTCCGTAGAAGATCAACTGCAGGGCTTTTTACGAAAGTTTGATAGGAATTGTATTAGTAATTTAATGAATCAACTTCTGCAAGGAGAATTCTCTGGAAGTTGTGAATACAGAGCAACGATAGATCACCACATCACAAATAAAGTAGTGCTAGCAACCATTAATGAGCTGGCATCTATTACTGATCTTCTTGCAACTGCACTTGAACTAGATactttggaaataaagtcagaAGAAAGACGAAAAATTATGCTAATGTTGGAACAGTTACCTGATTTTACAGAATCAATTTCAGGAAATGTGAATTTTTCAACTGATTCAATTTCTCCGAAAACCGATGAAAAATCTAAAAGCAAGCTCAGAGAGCGTATGCAGAGGACTAGAACTATAAGCAATCATCCGCTCCAAAAtaacaatcaaaatgattttgaaactgtATTTATGATCCCATTGACTTCAACTGAAAATGGAAAGATATTAACCGAAGAAGAGTTACTAAACAACATATCTATTGAAATTTCAGATAAAGACATAAGCCAACCTTATATTGAGCAAAAAAGTACCCAAAATAATTCAAGAAAATTAACCATCGATAAACGTAAATCTTTTTCACTACCTCATGACGATGCGTCAGGCAACACGTCCGATAATTTAGAGGCAGTTAGTGAAGCTCATAGCAATCATTCAGTAGCTAGCTCATTAGAGTTGGAAGAAGCGGATCAAAATGATAATGACAATTTATCGGATATGATATCAGCCAACGTATCTGGAAGAGGAACGCCAAACATTTCTGGGCGAGATACTCCATCATCGCAAATAACAGAAGGAGGAGAGGTTCAGCAATTCGCTATACCACAGATGTCGAAAATATCAAATAAAACTCGTTCGGATATCGAagataaattttgcaaatttgaaATTAAGAAACTGATTGAAGGTGATGAAACAATTTCAATTATTTCGGATACATGGAGCACGGATGTTCTTGCATCAGATTCTGAAGCTATAGAAGCAAGCGAAAGACATTTCTCAACTCCTCTAATCCATACAACTCTCATACCAGGTGATCATAATTTGAATCCGTTAGCGAGCTCGTTTGGTCAATTACGTATTACTAGTATTGATTCAGAAACCCAATCTGAATCAGCGTGGAGCACGGATGCAATAATGGATACGGAAGATGTTCAAAACCATACCGCACGTTCTGAATCCGATTCAGTGGTTCGAGAGCGCGAAGTGCCAACGAACAATTTGCTATATTTAACAAAAGCTTCGGGCATACGTTGTACTTCGTCTGATGCTGTCTTATTTCAGCAATATCAAGTGGAAACTAGCCAGAATTCATCTAACCAGCTTGTTACGGCGAGCAACATTTCATCAAATAGTGAAAATATACATAATGCACGTTGTCTGCAGCCGTCAGCTCGACAAAATTCAACAGACAGTTATAACTCTAACAGTGGTTCGGAGAGCAAAGCACGATTGAGTAGTAGCGATACCAACGAGAATAACATTCAAATGCATTGTATCGAAAAAACGGGCTATCAAAAATGCCATGCAGGTAAAGATAGAAATGACAACACTGCCAAATGCATTGATCATAGAAAATTGGAAGATTTAATGGGTAGGATTAGACCTTGTAATAGAACTACCGGGAATCCATTTGAAAATTCGGCTGAATTCGACTTTTCACCAACCAATAATAGTATAAATAGCTATTCAAGCAACAGTTCAACTCACCAGAGTAACACGGATCATCTTACTAACGTCGACGATGAAATAACCGTGGAACATCGAAGACTGTCTTCGGAACAACGCAATGCGAAATTCGATTCTAGGCGCAATGGAATGATTGATGTAGGTAATTTCTCCAATTCATTCAGTTTTACTGATGATTATTTGAATAGAGAAACGCAATTAATGTCATCCAATAATATAATGGACCAACCGACGAATCCAATAAGTACTGGCACTTCGATGGTGAGTACAGTTAGTATTTCAATAGGGGAAGTGCGTCTACGAAGTTATCATAgaaagcaatttttttaa
- the LOC131678573 gene encoding receptor-mediated endocytosis protein 6 homolog isoform X1 — MESKGVESFWAVVNLARTLRREYMFIANEQTNVLNLHETYERNMCKTLQIAWICANRRQIINNLITANPEFGPSLSCQQTNKLENVQFLDVRQSNTIKYLDTSNITDFIVFLHDSPHILAHCISLAESRDTPVSQIDIVIGFIVNGLYGSAIHSRDAKMIIKLLQVLIETQIVVSDNPRRLLCAGSSAFTRLFQRYHETSFAAKLFLKTVLFEPIMTVLMQDEWKLEIDPQKIIYAQSTIENVNFFGEEASSEYLDNLQSHKQKMIDRLFSHVSRFLKSLSENWCLLPSTIRWMLQSIYHFLTRAKISKKEVNIILTDMIFTNFICPAMVNPNIYGIIDAAISDNTRYNLMLIGHILQTLALNDYHSVEDQLQGFLRKFDRNCISNLMNQLLQGEFSGSCEYRATIDHHITNKVVLATINELASITDLLATALELDTLEIKSEERRKIMLMLEQLPDFTESISGNVNFSTDSISPKTDEKSKSKLRERMQRTRTISNHPLQNNNQNDFETVFMIPLTSTENGKILTEEELLNNISIEISDKDISQPYIEQKSTQNNSRKLTIDKRKSFSLPHDDASGNTSDNLEAVSEAHSNHSVASSLELEEADQNDNDNLSDMISANVSGRGTPNISGRDTPSSQITEGGEVQQFAIPQMSKISNKTRSDIEDKFCKFEIKKLIEGDETISIISDTWSTDVLASDSEAIEASERHFSTPLIHTTLIPGDHNLNPLASSFGQLRITSIDSETQSESAWSTDAIMDTEDVQNHTARSESDSVVREREVPTNNLLYLTKASGIRCTSSDAVLFQQYQVETSQNSSNQLVTASNISSNSENIHNARCLQPSARQNSTDSYNSNSGSESKARLSSSDTNENNIQMHCIEKTGYQKCHAGKDRNDNTAKCIDHRKLEDLMGRIRPCNRTTGNPFENSAEFDFSPTNNSINSYSSNSSTHQSNTDHLTNVDDEITVEHRRLSSEQRNAKFDSRRNGMIDVGNFSNSFSFTDDYLNRETQLMSSNNIMDQPTNPISTGTSMVSTVSISIGEVRLRSYHRKQFF, encoded by the coding sequence aaataataaataatctCATCACAGCGAATCCAGAATTTGGACCGTCATTATCATGCCAACAAACGAATAAGTTGGAAAACGTACAATTCTTAGATGTTCGTCAAAGTAACACTATCAAATACCTTGATACGTCGAACATCACtgattttatagtatttttacACGATTCACCGCATATTTTAGCGCATTGTATATCATTAGCGGAGTCCCGGGATACTCCAGTAAGCCAGATAGATATTGTCATAGGATTCATTGTGAACGGATTGTATGGAAGCGCAATTCATTCAAGAGATGCAAAGATGATAATCAAGTTACTTCAAGTACTAATTGAAACACAAATCGTTGTAAGCGACAATCCTCGAAGACTGCTATGTGCAGGGTCATCTGCGTTCACTCGGTTGTTTCAAAGGTACCACGAAACTTCATTTGCagcaaaattatttttgaaaactgttttGTTTGAACCAATCATGACTGTTCTTATGCAAGACGAATGGAAGCTAGAAATAGATCcacaaaaaattatttatgcACAAAGTACAATagaaaatgtaaatttttttgGAGAAGAAGCATCCAGCGAATACTTAGATAACTTGCAAAGTCATAAACAAAAAATGATAGATCGGTTATTCTCACACGTATCAcgatttttaaaatcgttaagCGAAAACTGGTGTCTGCTGCCATCAACGATACGCTGGATGTTACAATCCATATACCATTTTCTAACGCGagctaaaatatcaaaaaaagagGTCAATATAATTCTTACTGATATGATATTTACGAATTTCATTTGCCCAGCGATGGTGAATCCCAATATATACGGAATAATCGATGCTGCAATATCTGATAATACTCGTTATAACCTTATGTTAATTGGACATATTCTTCAAACATTAGCGTTGAATGATTACCACTCCGTAGAAGATCAACTGCAGGGCTTTTTACGAAAGTTTGATAGGAATTGTATTAGTAATTTAATGAATCAACTTCTGCAAGGAGAATTCTCTGGAAGTTGTGAATACAGAGCAACGATAGATCACCACATCACAAATAAAGTAGTGCTAGCAACCATTAATGAGCTGGCATCTATTACTGATCTTCTTGCAACTGCACTTGAACTAGATactttggaaataaagtcagaAGAAAGACGAAAAATTATGCTAATGTTGGAACAGTTACCTGATTTTACAGAATCAATTTCAGGAAATGTGAATTTTTCAACTGATTCAATTTCTCCGAAAACCGATGAAAAATCTAAAAGCAAGCTCAGAGAGCGTATGCAGAGGACTAGAACTATAAGCAATCATCCGCTCCAAAAtaacaatcaaaatgattttgaaactgtATTTATGATCCCATTGACTTCAACTGAAAATGGAAAGATATTAACCGAAGAAGAGTTACTAAACAACATATCTATTGAAATTTCAGATAAAGACATAAGCCAACCTTATATTGAGCAAAAAAGTACCCAAAATAATTCAAGAAAATTAACCATCGATAAACGTAAATCTTTTTCACTACCTCATGACGATGCGTCAGGCAACACGTCCGATAATTTAGAGGCAGTTAGTGAAGCTCATAGCAATCATTCAGTAGCTAGCTCATTAGAGTTGGAAGAAGCGGATCAAAATGATAATGACAATTTATCGGATATGATATCAGCCAACGTATCTGGAAGAGGAACGCCAAACATTTCTGGGCGAGATACTCCATCATCGCAAATAACAGAAGGAGGAGAGGTTCAGCAATTCGCTATACCACAGATGTCGAAAATATCAAATAAAACTCGTTCGGATATCGAagataaattttgcaaatttgaaATTAAGAAACTGATTGAAGGTGATGAAACAATTTCAATTATTTCGGATACATGGAGCACGGATGTTCTTGCATCAGATTCTGAAGCTATAGAAGCAAGCGAAAGACATTTCTCAACTCCTCTAATCCATACAACTCTCATACCAGGTGATCATAATTTGAATCCGTTAGCGAGCTCGTTTGGTCAATTACGTATTACTAGTATTGATTCAGAAACCCAATCTGAATCAGCGTGGAGCACGGATGCAATAATGGATACGGAAGATGTTCAAAACCATACCGCACGTTCTGAATCCGATTCAGTGGTTCGAGAGCGCGAAGTGCCAACGAACAATTTGCTATATTTAACAAAAGCTTCGGGCATACGTTGTACTTCGTCTGATGCTGTCTTATTTCAGCAATATCAAGTGGAAACTAGCCAGAATTCATCTAACCAGCTTGTTACGGCGAGCAACATTTCATCAAATAGTGAAAATATACATAATGCACGTTGTCTGCAGCCGTCAGCTCGACAAAATTCAACAGACAGTTATAACTCTAACAGTGGTTCGGAGAGCAAAGCACGATTGAGTAGTAGCGATACCAACGAGAATAACATTCAAATGCATTGTATCGAAAAAACGGGCTATCAAAAATGCCATGCAGGTAAAGATAGAAATGACAACACTGCCAAATGCATTGATCATAGAAAATTGGAAGATTTAATGGGTAGGATTAGACCTTGTAATAGAACTACCGGGAATCCATTTGAAAATTCGGCTGAATTCGACTTTTCACCAACCAATAATAGTATAAATAGCTATTCAAGCAACAGTTCAACTCACCAGAGTAACACGGATCATCTTACTAACGTCGACGATGAAATAACCGTGGAACATCGAAGACTGTCTTCGGAACAACGCAATGCGAAATTCGATTCTAGGCGCAATGGAATGATTGATGTAGGTAATTTCTCCAATTCATTCAGTTTTACTGATGATTATTTGAATAGAGAAACGCAATTAATGTCATCCAATAATATAATGGACCAACCGACGAATCCAATAAGTACTGGCACTTCGATGGTGAGTACAGTTAGTATTTCAATAGGGGAAGTGCGTCTACGAAGTTATCATAgaaagcaatttttttaa